In Paenibacillus dendritiformis, the DNA window GCCATGGAGCTTCTCAAAATTAAACAATTCAGCCGGTCCAATATCCAGTGCATGCATGAGCGATTCCAATGTTTTCAAGGTTACGTTGACTTTTCCGGATTCGATATCCGAGATGCGCGACTTGCTCATTCCTTCTTTGCCGGTTCTTTCCGCAACCTGTTCCTGACTTAATCCCTTGGCGGTTCGAATCATTCTGAGCTGTTCGCCAACGAGCTTTAGCAAATCTGACATGAAAGTCACCTCAGTTAGAGGTTAGTAAAACATAGAAGAAAAAGAGATATCACTATAACATAACAAAGATAAAAATGTTATAATATAATAGAACGATTCGCAGAGATTCCAAGTCAAAAAGATGAATGAGGCAAAGCTGATAGTTCAGAAATCGATGTGGAGGAAGCAATATGTCCGATTGGGTAAAGGAAACCTTGCATCAACGCCTTGAATATCTAAAAGAGCATGTGGAACTGCTGCCGGAGATCGCAATATTGCAGAATAAACGGAAAGCACTAGAACGGGCGCTGCAGCGCGAATTACAGCAACAGGCAAAAGACTTGCACCTGGAATGGCTGGATGCGCACGCGGAACTCGCTTTAGTGCAGATGGGCTGGTTCTATGCCAAAGGGGTGCAGGACGGGCTCAAAATGCTCATTTTTTTGCAAAACTCGGAAGAAGAGCTGGAGCAGATCATGACTACAATAATGAAATCCTAATTGGCAGCGGAACAGGGCTGTCTTTCCCCGTCCAATGGATCAAGAGGGCAACAAGGAAGCCAAAAGGCCGAGTCTGGGTACATTTACCCGGAACTCGGCCTTTTGCCTCGTGCAAGCCCCATTTGATGCCTGGTTTCTTCGCAGGCATTGTCAAGTTACATTCCCTGCTCCGCCGATGCGGAACTCCGCTTCGCGTTGCGCTGCGACCAGGATGCGAGCCCCATTGTGGAGAGGAGCAGGATACCGGTCACCCAGAAGACGGCATGAATGGAGAATACGCCGCTGATCGCGCCGCCAACCAGCGGACCGAGCATGCCCCCAAGCTGGTTCGCCGTCTGATTCAGGCTGAACGCGCGGCCCCGGAATTCGCTGTCCGTCGCGCGGACGAC includes these proteins:
- a CDS encoding helix-turn-helix domain-containing protein — encoded protein: MSDLLKLVGEQLRMIRTAKGLSQEQVAERTGKEGMSKSRISDIESGKVNVTLKTLESLMHALDIGPAELFNFEKLHGKDGIEEKQMLLDLHKIALMERSIDEVKYVVRTAKDFLETIDAQAAKENKKR